A single genomic interval of Oryzomonas sagensis harbors:
- a CDS encoding phasin family protein — protein sequence MLDLLEKTVMTAIGAAAITQKKAEELVNEMKEKYKVSEDEGRSFVDRVQGIAQESKDKIREMAETEVRKVVDRLGLVSRDEYERLVARVQELEARNNE from the coding sequence ATGCTGGATCTATTGGAAAAGACGGTTATGACCGCTATCGGGGCCGCTGCCATCACCCAGAAAAAGGCCGAAGAGCTGGTAAACGAGATGAAAGAAAAATACAAGGTCAGCGAGGACGAGGGGCGGAGTTTTGTTGACCGGGTTCAGGGCATCGCCCAGGAGAGCAAAGACAAGATCAGGGAGATGGCGGAGACCGAGGTCCGTAAGGTGGTGGACAGGCTCGGCCTGGTCTCGCGCGATGAGTATGAACGCCTGGTCGCCAGGGTGCAGGAGTTGGAGGCCCGCAACAACGAATGA
- a CDS encoding ABC1 kinase family protein, whose product MLSFFKINRNIRSIRRYWNIARVLSAYGFDHALEAIGLSDIAARGRRFLRHDAVDIARLSAAERMRLALEELGPTFVKLGQLLSTRPDIIPAPFVREFEKLQDQVPSFSFAELTAQVERELHGPIHDFFAEIDPEPLAAASIAQVHRARLLTGEQVVVKVRRPGVVELVEADIGALMSLAQLTERHVSGSEIYDPVGVVREFARTIRREMDFTREGHTIEKIRDNFARSGGLYFPHVYWGQSARGVLTLEYVDGIKVSDLDRLERGGLDRRIIAQRGADAFLEMVLKHGFFHGDPHPGNVMILPGNIICLLDYGIVGRLDEELRTFLSDILLAIVNRDMDQVVSLLLFAGDISDSLDVRALKRDLSNFIDSYYEIPLKEIEVGRMLMEFIEIITLYSIRIQPDLMLLAKSLIIIEGMGRSLDPAFNMVEHLRPFMEKAIRRRMSPRRVAHDINAVVASYLSLARNLPRDLKELINRVNRNKFKIDLEHRGLDKFTADFDRSINRLSSSLILAALIIGSSIIMQIERGPQLFGLPALAFLGYTAAGLIGLWWVYGIIRSGRL is encoded by the coding sequence ATGCTCTCTTTTTTCAAAATTAACCGGAATATCCGCAGCATCCGCCGCTACTGGAATATCGCCCGCGTCCTCTCCGCCTATGGCTTCGACCACGCCCTGGAGGCGATCGGTTTGAGCGATATCGCGGCCCGGGGCAGGCGGTTTTTGCGTCATGACGCCGTGGATATCGCCCGTCTCTCGGCCGCCGAACGGATGCGCCTGGCCCTGGAGGAGTTGGGGCCGACTTTCGTCAAGCTGGGGCAACTGCTCTCCACCCGGCCCGATATCATTCCCGCCCCCTTTGTGCGGGAGTTCGAAAAGCTCCAGGACCAGGTCCCCAGCTTCTCGTTTGCCGAACTGACGGCCCAGGTCGAGCGCGAACTGCACGGCCCGATACACGACTTCTTTGCCGAGATCGACCCGGAACCGCTGGCGGCGGCGTCCATCGCCCAGGTGCACCGCGCCCGCCTGTTGACGGGGGAACAGGTGGTGGTCAAGGTCCGCCGTCCCGGCGTGGTCGAATTGGTCGAGGCGGATATCGGCGCCCTGATGTCGTTGGCCCAACTGACCGAGCGCCACGTATCCGGCAGCGAAATCTACGACCCGGTGGGGGTGGTGCGAGAATTCGCCCGCACGATCCGCCGGGAGATGGACTTCACCCGCGAGGGGCACACCATCGAGAAGATCCGGGACAATTTCGCCCGGAGCGGGGGGCTGTATTTTCCCCATGTCTATTGGGGGCAGAGCGCGCGGGGGGTGCTGACCCTCGAGTATGTGGACGGGATCAAGGTCTCGGACCTGGACCGGCTGGAACGGGGCGGGCTCGACCGGAGGATTATCGCCCAACGGGGCGCCGACGCCTTCCTGGAGATGGTGCTCAAACACGGCTTTTTCCATGGGGACCCCCATCCCGGCAACGTCATGATCCTGCCGGGCAACATCATCTGCCTGCTGGACTACGGCATTGTGGGGCGGTTGGATGAAGAGCTCCGAACCTTCCTGAGCGATATCCTGCTGGCGATCGTCAACCGGGATATGGATCAGGTCGTCTCCCTGCTGCTTTTTGCCGGCGATATCTCCGATAGTCTCGACGTGCGCGCCCTGAAACGGGACCTTTCGAACTTCATCGACAGCTACTACGAGATCCCGCTCAAAGAGATCGAGGTCGGGCGGATGCTGATGGAGTTCATCGAGATCATCACCCTGTACAGCATCCGCATCCAGCCCGACCTGATGCTTTTGGCAAAATCGCTGATCATCATCGAGGGGATGGGGCGCTCCCTGGACCCGGCCTTCAATATGGTGGAGCACCTGCGTCCCTTCATGGAGAAGGCCATCCGTCGGCGCATGTCGCCCCGGCGCGTCGCCCACGACATCAACGCCGTTGTGGCGTCGTATCTCAGCCTGGCCCGCAACCTCCCCCGTGATCTCAAGGAACTCATCAACCGGGTCAATCGCAACAAGTTCAAGATCGACCTGGAACACCGGGGGCTGGACAAGTTTACCGCCGATTTCGACCGTTCCATCAACCGCCTCTCTTCCAGCCTCATCCTGGCGGCCCTGATCATCGGCTCGTCGATCATCATGCAGATCGAGCGGGGACCGCAACTGTTCGGCCTGCCGGCACTGGCCTTCCTGGGGTACACGGCGGCCGGGTTGATCGGGCTCTGGTGGGTCTACGGCATCATCCGTTCGGGCAGGTTGTAA
- a CDS encoding YaaR family protein, with product MRIRDAVATPGLGKQSRNSPTAKSGAGAGSLFAAELTNQQFDMTSYEQEVENLRQEIGMVGDKLANEPTLPNFKRFRDLLSQLAKRISNEAYRLEKIGGTPQNPRTFEIITVINAEADKLYNLILTDNRDNMAITAKVIGIKGLVVDLLT from the coding sequence ATGCGGATCAGGGATGCAGTGGCAACACCGGGGCTCGGGAAACAGAGCAGGAATTCACCCACCGCGAAGAGTGGCGCCGGCGCCGGTTCGCTCTTCGCAGCCGAGTTGACCAACCAACAGTTCGATATGACATCGTATGAGCAAGAGGTGGAGAACCTGCGCCAGGAAATAGGAATGGTGGGCGACAAACTGGCAAATGAGCCGACCCTGCCCAACTTCAAACGTTTCCGCGACCTCCTGAGCCAACTGGCCAAGAGGATTTCCAATGAGGCCTATCGCCTGGAAAAGATCGGGGGGACGCCGCAGAACCCACGCACCTTCGAGATCATCACGGTCATCAACGCGGAGGCGGACAAACTCTACAATCTCATCCTGACGGACAACCGGGACAATATGGCCATCACGGCCAAGGTCATCGGCATCAAGGGGCTGGTGGTCGACCTGTTAACCTGA
- a CDS encoding sigma-54-dependent transcriptional regulator, which translates to MSKTILVVDDEKDIRISLTGILEDEGYTVLTAESGVEALECAQQELPDLVLLDIWMPGMDGLETLERLKALFPQITVIMISGHGTIETAVRATKLGAFDFIEKPLSLDKVLISVVNALRMKDLSVENEELKRVVANEYEMIGSAPVMARLREQIVRVAPTTASVLVTGENGTGKELAARSIHYYSPRRDRPFVAINCAAIPEELIESELFGHEKGAFTGATAQKKGKFDLADGGTLFLDEIGDMSLRTQAKVLRIIQERCFERVGGTRLVTVDVRIIAATNKALDEEISRGRFREDLYYRLNVVPFRVPALRERREDIPLLVQYFVAQFYRREGREPKAFQPEALALLARYDWPGNVRELKNIVERILIMTPGRAITGADVPELRGAQPLPDVPDHRPDGGQPVATLREAREGFEREFIIHRLEENDWNISRTAEVIELERSNLHRKIKSYGIDVRK; encoded by the coding sequence ATGTCGAAAACAATTCTCGTTGTCGATGATGAAAAGGATATCAGAATATCCCTGACCGGTATCCTGGAGGACGAGGGGTATACGGTGCTTACGGCGGAGAGCGGCGTCGAGGCCCTGGAGTGCGCCCAGCAGGAGTTGCCCGACCTGGTGCTCCTGGATATCTGGATGCCGGGCATGGATGGCCTGGAGACGCTGGAGCGGCTCAAGGCCCTCTTCCCCCAGATCACGGTGATCATGATCTCGGGACACGGCACCATCGAAACGGCGGTCCGCGCCACCAAGCTCGGCGCGTTCGATTTCATCGAGAAGCCGCTGTCCCTGGACAAGGTGCTCATCAGCGTGGTGAACGCCCTGCGCATGAAGGATCTGAGCGTGGAGAACGAAGAACTCAAGCGGGTGGTGGCCAACGAGTACGAGATGATCGGTTCCGCCCCGGTAATGGCCCGGCTGCGCGAACAGATCGTGCGTGTCGCCCCCACGACCGCCTCGGTGCTGGTGACCGGGGAGAACGGCACCGGCAAGGAGTTGGCGGCGCGCTCGATCCATTACTACAGCCCGCGTCGCGACCGGCCCTTTGTCGCCATCAATTGCGCCGCCATACCGGAAGAGTTGATCGAGAGCGAACTGTTCGGCCATGAAAAGGGCGCCTTCACCGGCGCAACCGCCCAGAAGAAGGGCAAATTCGACCTGGCCGACGGCGGTACGCTGTTTCTGGACGAGATCGGCGACATGTCGCTCAGGACCCAGGCAAAAGTGCTGCGGATCATCCAGGAACGCTGTTTCGAACGGGTGGGGGGCACCCGGCTGGTGACGGTGGATGTGCGGATCATTGCCGCCACCAACAAGGCGCTGGACGAGGAGATCAGCCGGGGCAGGTTCCGGGAGGATCTCTATTACCGTCTGAATGTGGTGCCGTTCCGGGTCCCCGCCTTACGGGAGCGGCGTGAGGATATCCCGTTGCTCGTGCAGTACTTTGTCGCCCAGTTCTATCGGCGGGAGGGACGCGAGCCCAAGGCTTTCCAGCCCGAGGCCCTGGCACTGCTCGCCCGGTACGACTGGCCCGGCAATGTGCGGGAGTTGAAGAATATCGTGGAGCGCATCCTGATCATGACCCCGGGCCGGGCCATTACCGGAGCCGATGTCCCCGAACTGCGCGGAGCCCAACCCCTGCCCGACGTTCCCGACCACCGGCCGGACGGAGGGCAGCCCGTGGCGACCCTGCGGGAGGCCCGGGAGGGATTCGAGCGGGAGTTTATCATTCACCGGCTGGAGGAAAACGACTGGAACATCTCCCGCACCGCCGAGGTCATCGAACTGGAACGGAGCAACCTGCACCGGAAGATCAAGAGCTACGGGATCGACGTCAGGAAATAG
- a CDS encoding DUF4149 domain-containing protein gives MQIAAILYRLSLTFWTGGIALFTFILTPMLFKALSRDQAGQIVGILFPGYFRWGLACGAIALACRLVMRNNALVPACLLVVMLALTSVQAFSIEPRAAALKRQIPSFDTTPKEHPLRREFAKLHGISAVCNLAVVAGGIVLVVVL, from the coding sequence ATGCAGATCGCAGCCATACTCTACCGCCTGTCGCTCACCTTCTGGACCGGCGGAATCGCCCTGTTCACCTTCATCCTGACGCCGATGCTCTTCAAGGCCCTCTCCCGGGACCAGGCGGGCCAGATCGTCGGCATACTCTTTCCGGGGTATTTCCGCTGGGGCCTGGCCTGCGGCGCCATCGCCCTCGCCTGCCGGCTCGTCATGCGCAACAACGCGCTCGTGCCGGCCTGTCTGCTGGTCGTCATGCTGGCCCTTACCTCGGTGCAGGCCTTTTCCATCGAACCGCGGGCCGCTGCCCTCAAACGGCAGATACCGTCCTTCGACACAACTCCCAAGGAACATCCGCTCCGGCGGGAGTTTGCAAAACTGCACGGCATCTCGGCCGTGTGCAATCTGGCGGTTGTGGCCGGCGGCATCGTTCTGGTGGTGGTGTTGTAA
- a CDS encoding sensor histidine kinase, whose translation MESQKLTTYERRKRIREAVVIVLAIILIIFLTRTEMHLTQLSADAPMGSNIAIFGVINVVVMLVILLVYLVCRNVVKLFVESRTNPFAKRLRTKLVLSFVGLSLIPTMLLFFAAAGFINNTVHNWFNAQVETSLSESLEVAQTYYKNSASNSLYYGRQISSFIKSQKLLNEANLPRLKELIRQKQEEYNLGVVEVYSAQREELVRSSNPNVPLSEFTNPASEDIKRGLVGEELTRINQAGKADLIRGIVPVYSTWNQKDVVGVVVVNYYVPYSLVNKMKEITGSYHEFRQLKIMKNPIRTGYIATLFLITAVIVFFAYWMGVYLASSMTKPLQDLVDATRAVADGNLDIHIESYSADEIGMLIQSFNRMTEDLRGKQRALNTSNQELSRINQEIEERRQYMEIVLRNVAAGVISVDKAGVVTTINKSAERLLNINTGKVLGRNFRDVLREKHLEIVKEVVRDLALSKQDTVSRQIFLDIQGSRLALHLHLTMLRDEAGVILGTVLVLDDMTQMMKVQRMAAWREVARRIAHEIKNPLTPIQLSAQRLRKRYLSRFSGDETVFDECTEMIIKSVDELKNLVNEFSNFARMPAIQPEPNDLNALIRETLTLYQEAHRGVAFQFEPDGHLPLLKIDRDQIKRVIINLLENAVAAMKEQGAVRISSSYDAELKMASFAVADTGPGIAPEDKPRLFEPYFSTKKSGTGLGLAIVSSVVTDHSGFVRIKDNQPRGACFVVELPAA comes from the coding sequence ATGGAATCCCAAAAACTGACAACCTATGAACGGCGAAAACGGATACGCGAGGCGGTGGTCATCGTCCTGGCGATCATCCTGATCATCTTCCTCACCAGGACGGAGATGCACCTGACCCAGTTGAGCGCCGACGCGCCCATGGGGAGCAACATCGCCATCTTCGGCGTCATCAACGTCGTCGTCATGCTGGTGATCCTGCTGGTGTACCTGGTCTGCCGCAACGTGGTGAAGCTCTTTGTGGAGAGCCGCACCAACCCTTTTGCCAAGCGGTTGCGCACCAAACTGGTGCTTTCGTTCGTCGGCCTGTCCCTGATCCCCACCATGCTGCTCTTCTTCGCCGCCGCCGGGTTCATCAACAATACGGTCCACAACTGGTTCAACGCCCAGGTGGAAACCTCCCTCAGCGAATCCCTGGAGGTCGCCCAGACCTACTACAAAAACTCCGCCTCCAACTCGCTCTATTACGGCCGTCAGATCAGTTCCTTCATCAAGTCCCAGAAGCTGCTCAACGAGGCCAACCTGCCCCGGCTCAAGGAACTGATCCGGCAGAAGCAGGAGGAGTACAACCTGGGGGTGGTGGAGGTCTATTCGGCCCAGCGGGAGGAACTGGTCCGCTCCTCCAATCCCAATGTGCCCCTGAGCGAATTCACCAACCCCGCCTCCGAAGATATCAAACGCGGCCTGGTGGGGGAGGAGTTGACGCGTATCAACCAGGCCGGCAAGGCCGACCTGATCCGGGGCATCGTTCCGGTCTACTCCACCTGGAACCAGAAGGACGTGGTGGGGGTCGTGGTGGTCAACTACTACGTCCCCTATTCGCTGGTCAACAAGATGAAGGAGATCACCGGCTCCTATCACGAGTTCCGCCAGCTCAAGATCATGAAGAACCCGATCCGGACCGGCTATATCGCCACCCTGTTCCTCATTACCGCGGTCATCGTGTTCTTCGCCTACTGGATGGGGGTCTACCTGGCCAGCAGCATGACCAAGCCGCTACAGGACCTGGTGGACGCCACGCGCGCCGTGGCGGACGGCAATCTGGACATCCACATCGAGTCCTATTCGGCCGACGAGATCGGCATGCTCATTCAGTCCTTCAACCGCATGACCGAGGATCTGCGCGGCAAGCAGCGGGCGCTCAACACCTCCAACCAGGAGTTGTCCCGCATCAACCAGGAGATCGAAGAGCGCCGGCAGTACATGGAGATCGTGCTGCGCAACGTGGCGGCCGGGGTGATCTCGGTCGACAAGGCCGGCGTGGTGACCACCATCAACAAGTCCGCCGAGCGCCTCCTGAACATCAACACCGGCAAGGTGCTGGGGCGGAATTTCCGGGACGTGCTGCGGGAAAAACATCTGGAGATCGTCAAGGAGGTGGTGCGGGACCTGGCGCTCTCGAAGCAGGATACCGTCAGTCGGCAGATCTTTCTGGATATCCAGGGCTCCCGTCTGGCCCTGCACCTGCACCTCACCATGCTGCGGGACGAGGCGGGGGTCATCCTGGGGACGGTGCTGGTGCTGGACGACATGACCCAGATGATGAAGGTCCAGCGCATGGCGGCCTGGCGCGAGGTGGCCCGGCGCATCGCCCATGAGATCAAGAACCCCCTGACCCCGATCCAGCTCTCGGCCCAGCGCCTGCGCAAGCGCTATCTGTCCCGGTTCAGCGGCGATGAGACGGTCTTCGACGAATGCACCGAAATGATCATCAAATCCGTGGATGAGCTGAAGAACCTGGTCAACGAGTTCTCCAATTTCGCCCGCATGCCGGCGATCCAGCCGGAGCCCAACGATCTCAATGCCCTGATCCGCGAGACCCTGACCCTCTACCAGGAGGCCCACCGGGGCGTGGCGTTCCAATTCGAGCCGGACGGGCATCTGCCCCTGCTCAAGATCGACCGGGACCAGATCAAACGGGTGATCATCAACCTGCTGGAGAACGCCGTGGCGGCCATGAAAGAGCAGGGCGCGGTCAGGATCAGCAGCAGCTATGATGCCGAATTGAAGATGGCGTCATTCGCCGTTGCCGACACCGGCCCCGGCATCGCGCCCGAGGACAAACCGCGTCTGTTCGAACCCTATTTTTCCACCAAAAAGTCGGGTACCGGGCTCGGGCTGGCCATTGTCAGCAGTGTCGTCACCGATCACAGCGGCTTCGTGCGGATCAAGGACAACCAGCCGCGGGGCGCCTGCTTTGTCGTGGAACTGCCGGCGGCATAA
- a CDS encoding S41 family peptidase, whose translation MKLRSKLLLSLLVVGIVLCLALIFAGRWSSPGRHSDAAYVALLNEAYAAVVQNYVEKPDTKKLVQSMVDGMLSALDPHSAYLPPEPYHEMEVQMAGSFGGIGLELGTKDGRLTVIAPIEDTPAFRAGIQGNDHIYKIDGTPTERMNISAAVKRMRGEPGTPVVLTILRGDSPQPRTFRLIRAVIRVKSLKSRLLEPGYGLIRITQFQERTGDEFSQALQGLRAASGGKLKGLVIDLRYNPGGLLESSVQVVNNFIGDDAAKTLIVSIRGRSPDATQNFHASLGPKEPRYPIVVLINGGSASASEIVAGALQDHHRAIIMGKQSFGKGSVQSIFPLRDKGALKLTTARYYTPSGRSIQAKGITPDIEVGTTGPMADKDAGKGTELREKDLENRLEPSGEERDAEGETAIPRGAKKGAADTATARDYQLNRALELLRSLDLMREKGVTAMP comes from the coding sequence ATGAAACTACGCTCAAAACTGCTGTTGTCCCTTCTTGTCGTCGGCATCGTCCTGTGCCTGGCCTTGATCTTCGCCGGCCGTTGGTCTTCGCCCGGCAGGCATTCCGACGCCGCCTACGTGGCGCTTCTGAACGAGGCCTATGCCGCGGTGGTCCAAAACTACGTGGAAAAGCCCGATACCAAGAAGCTCGTCCAGAGCATGGTGGACGGCATGCTGTCCGCTCTCGATCCCCACAGCGCCTATCTGCCCCCGGAACCGTACCATGAGATGGAGGTCCAGATGGCGGGGAGCTTCGGCGGTATCGGGCTGGAATTGGGCACGAAGGACGGCAGGCTGACCGTCATCGCCCCGATCGAGGACACCCCCGCCTTCCGGGCCGGCATCCAGGGGAACGACCACATCTACAAGATCGACGGCACCCCCACGGAACGGATGAATATCTCGGCGGCCGTCAAGCGCATGCGCGGCGAACCGGGGACGCCGGTCGTGCTGACCATCCTGCGCGGGGATTCCCCCCAGCCCCGGACCTTCCGGCTGATCCGCGCCGTCATCAGGGTCAAGAGCCTCAAATCGCGGCTGCTGGAGCCGGGGTACGGCCTGATACGGATCACCCAGTTCCAGGAGCGTACCGGCGATGAATTCAGCCAGGCGCTGCAGGGGCTCCGCGCCGCTTCCGGCGGCAAGCTCAAGGGACTGGTCATCGATCTGCGCTACAACCCGGGCGGTCTTTTGGAGTCTTCGGTGCAGGTGGTCAATAACTTTATCGGCGACGATGCCGCGAAGACGCTGATCGTGTCCATCAGGGGGCGTTCGCCGGACGCCACCCAGAATTTTCACGCCTCCCTGGGCCCCAAGGAACCCCGCTATCCGATCGTCGTGCTGATCAACGGCGGCAGCGCCAGCGCTTCCGAGATCGTGGCCGGCGCGCTCCAGGATCACCACCGGGCCATCATCATGGGGAAACAGAGCTTTGGCAAAGGGTCGGTGCAGAGCATCTTCCCGCTGCGGGACAAGGGGGCGCTCAAGCTGACCACGGCGCGGTACTATACCCCCAGCGGCCGCTCCATCCAGGCAAAGGGGATCACGCCGGATATCGAGGTCGGCACCACAGGGCCGATGGCCGACAAGGATGCCGGCAAGGGAACGGAGCTCAGGGAAAAGGATCTGGAAAACAGGTTGGAACCGAGTGGCGAGGAACGGGACGCGGAAGGGGAGACGGCAATTCCCCGTGGAGCGAAGAAGGGAGCTGCCGATACGGCCACGGCCAGGGATTACCAGTTGAACCGCGCACTGGAGCTCCTGCGCTCCCTGGATTTGATGCGGGAAAAGGGCGTTACCGCGATGCCGTGA
- the trpC gene encoding indole-3-glycerol phosphate synthase TrpC, with amino-acid sequence MNKDTADVLKKINGHKREEVAAARVATPLAELQARIADLEDTPRGFERALRSAVASNWTAIIAEVKKGSPSKGLIREAFDPLEIAEAYQANGATCLSVLTDEQFFMGHLRLLALIRETVSLPLLRKDFIVDPYQIYEARAAGADAILLIAASLDLGQLQEFHAIAKELYLDVLLEVHDEAEMEAALRTDCSLIGVNNRNLRTFAIDLGTTARLARMLPPDRLLVAESGINSRSDIERLTADGARAFLVGESLMRETDMGAKLRELGGL; translated from the coding sequence ATGAATAAGGATACAGCCGATGTGCTGAAAAAGATCAACGGACACAAGCGGGAAGAGGTGGCGGCGGCCCGGGTGGCCACACCGCTGGCCGAACTCCAGGCCCGCATCGCCGACCTGGAGGATACGCCGCGCGGCTTCGAGCGGGCCCTGCGGAGTGCTGTGGCCTCGAACTGGACCGCCATCATCGCCGAGGTGAAGAAGGGCTCCCCCAGCAAGGGGCTCATCCGGGAGGCGTTCGACCCCCTGGAAATCGCGGAGGCGTACCAGGCAAACGGCGCCACCTGCCTGTCGGTGCTGACCGACGAGCAGTTCTTCATGGGGCACCTGCGCCTGCTGGCCCTGATCCGCGAGACGGTCAGCCTGCCGCTCCTGCGCAAGGACTTCATCGTCGATCCGTACCAGATCTACGAGGCCCGCGCCGCCGGGGCCGATGCCATCCTCCTGATCGCCGCATCCCTCGACCTGGGGCAGTTGCAGGAGTTCCACGCCATAGCGAAGGAGCTGTATCTGGATGTGCTGCTGGAGGTCCACGACGAGGCGGAGATGGAAGCGGCGCTCCGCACCGATTGTTCCCTCATCGGCGTCAACAACCGCAACCTGCGCACCTTTGCCATCGACCTGGGTACAACGGCCCGCCTGGCCCGCATGCTCCCCCCCGACCGGCTGCTGGTGGCCGAGAGCGGCATCAACTCACGCTCGGACATCGAGCGCCTCACCGCCGACGGCGCACGCGCCTTTCTGGTGGGCGAGTCGCTGATGCGCGAAACGGATATGGGCGCAAAACTCCGGGAGCTGGGGGGGCTCTGA
- a CDS encoding MFS transporter, whose product MFSGISANVLMLGLVSFLTDVSSEMIYPLLPLFITGVLGAGPAFLGMIEGIAESTAAFLKLVSGIACDRIRGRKGLVLAGYALSSLSRPLIALAGSPLAVLAVRFSDRVGKGIRTSPRDALIADSTDAAMRGKAFGFHRSLDHAGAIVGPLLATALMAWFVSDLRTVFWLAAIPGILAVALIVFTVRDMPHPVSAGSLSPVRMAPPRRIRGYLLILLLFTLGNSSDVFLLLRAGQLGVTPARIPLLWTFFHVVKMCSAMPFGTLSDRIGRRGVIVAGWAVYTIAYAGFAMAASEWHIWLLFAWYGLFYGMTEGVERAYLTDLAKPEERGNAFGWYNCAVGVGALPASLLFGMIWQKISPQAAFGFGAGLACLAALCLLAWAPQPAPTSPKTAAPEL is encoded by the coding sequence ATGTTCAGCGGTATCAGCGCCAATGTCCTCATGCTCGGCCTGGTCAGTTTCCTGACCGATGTCTCCAGCGAGATGATCTATCCCCTGCTCCCCCTGTTCATCACCGGGGTGTTGGGCGCCGGGCCGGCCTTTCTGGGGATGATCGAGGGGATCGCGGAATCCACGGCGGCGTTTTTGAAACTGGTGTCGGGCATCGCCTGCGACCGTATCCGGGGGCGCAAGGGGCTCGTGCTGGCCGGCTACGCCCTGTCGTCCCTGTCGCGCCCCCTGATCGCCCTGGCCGGCTCCCCCCTTGCCGTTCTCGCCGTACGCTTTTCCGACCGGGTCGGCAAGGGTATCCGCACCTCCCCCCGGGATGCGTTGATCGCCGACTCCACCGACGCCGCCATGCGCGGCAAGGCCTTCGGCTTTCACCGCTCCCTCGACCACGCTGGCGCCATTGTCGGCCCCCTGCTGGCAACCGCCCTCATGGCGTGGTTCGTCAGCGACCTGCGCACGGTCTTCTGGCTGGCCGCCATTCCCGGCATCCTGGCCGTGGCCCTGATCGTCTTCACGGTGCGGGACATGCCCCACCCCGTCTCCGCCGGAAGCCTTTCACCGGTAAGGATGGCTCCGCCCCGGCGCATCAGGGGCTACCTGCTGATCCTGCTGCTCTTTACCCTGGGCAACTCCTCCGATGTCTTCCTGCTCCTGCGGGCGGGGCAGTTGGGCGTGACGCCGGCCCGCATACCGCTCCTGTGGACCTTCTTCCACGTCGTCAAGATGTGCTCGGCCATGCCCTTCGGCACCCTGTCCGACCGGATCGGCAGGCGCGGGGTGATCGTCGCCGGCTGGGCGGTCTATACGATAGCCTATGCCGGTTTTGCCATGGCTGCGTCGGAGTGGCACATCTGGCTCCTGTTTGCCTGGTATGGGTTGTTCTACGGCATGACCGAAGGGGTGGAGAGGGCCTATCTGACCGATCTGGCGAAACCGGAGGAACGGGGAAACGCCTTCGGGTGGTACAACTGTGCCGTGGGGGTCGGCGCCCTGCCGGCCAGCCTCCTGTTCGGCATGATCTGGCAAAAGATCTCGCCCCAGGCGGCGTTCGGCTTCGGGGCCGGCCTGGCGTGCCTGGCGGCCCTGTGTCTGCTCGCCTGGGCTCCGCAGCCCGCACCGACTTCCCCCAAAACAGCAGCGCCAGAGCTGTGA